The sequence below is a genomic window from Agrobacterium tumefaciens.
CTCAAGGCAGCCTTGACGGACATTCAGTTCGGACGCGCCGATGACAAGCACGGCTGGCTCGACCGGCTGTTTTGATGCAAGGCCGCAACGGAGATTCTATGATGACAGGTACCACGGAAGAAATCGGCTTTATCGGCCTTGGCGTGATGGGCAGGCCGATGGCCCTCAATCTGGTGAAAGCAGGAACACGGCTGATCGTCTGGAACCGCTCACCTGAGCCCCGCGAAGCCTTGCGAGAAGCCGGCGCAACCGCTGTGGCCAGTGTCGATGACGTGTTCGCGCGCACCCGTGTCGTGATCTGCATGCTGGTAAACGAGACGGCGCTTGACGCGGTCCTCAAGCGTGGCACCCTGGGATTCGGCGATCTGGTAAATGGCCATGTCGTCGTGTCGATGGGCTCGAATTCGCCAGAATACTCGCGAGCTCTTGCCGCCGACATTACCACAGCCGGCGGTCACTACGTCGAGGCACCCGTTTCGGGCTCTCGCAAGCCCGCCGAGACCGGACAACTCGTCTCGCTTCTCGGCGGAGATCCGGACATCGTGGGGGAAGTTCGCCCGCTGCTTTCGCCGATGTGCCGGGAAACGGTCCTCTGCGGTTCGGTCGGCAATGCACTTTTGATGAAGCTGACCGTGAACCTCTATCTGAACGCTATGCTTGC
It includes:
- a CDS encoding NAD(P)-dependent oxidoreductase, which gives rise to MMTGTTEEIGFIGLGVMGRPMALNLVKAGTRLIVWNRSPEPREALREAGATAVASVDDVFARTRVVICMLVNETALDAVLKRGTLGFGDLVNGHVVVSMGSNSPEYSRALAADITTAGGHYVEAPVSGSRKPAETGQLVSLLGGDPDIVGEVRPLLSPMCRETVLCGSVGNALLMKLTVNLYLNAMLAAMAEAVHFADRHGLDLPTFKAAIDSGPMNCDFTRMKLPKFIARDFSVQAATEDAFNSTRLIADAARAAGIATPLLNLASDLYGESVGLGNAREDMISVLQSIEARTEALSGSNARPASRGHDIRDRQL